The following are from one region of the Segatella oris genome:
- a CDS encoding DUF6850 family outer membrane beta-barrel protein, with the protein MHVRILFSCLLCGLFSIAHAQDSLTRFAVPTSQEWQLHHRIIASPLGVYLLPACNYGYTSVAFTQAQGALARIQTPEKDTNVRLSSMGLYTSERWRLYGEFAYDRQFADSVGWLLSEMPRNGMPYYFASPRKGNWQNETYLLKGVAGYKLSRLFAIGAGLQIRYHKGARSNDPRPSAESFNSRYHLNVDLNLAPVHIAVGAGMVYGTSDNNLIYVNESNDRIDRLDFMAYELMGFGMHRKTGKLQNREMQTNTYGHELALQAYLHVDSTMLWVRATYLSQRDSIRRSRVTNVSANLLSTYNLRQTNVLLGITHPFSRVLHLQATAYADFTKGWDRLDNILGGQKNYVYSHRNIGMNALLYHRFSSERLDLYSLNFGAEHEKRQDGATQHVFLRDAFHMVAAYRSQRPLPRAFAFFYGASQAFTLPSASLNYPSTQENVFSTQLARPLQRFYATSTACTRIDIGAVKRFSHYCLTLSMAYQLSYALKAQPTIHGTRQYFEAAIGLAF; encoded by the coding sequence ATGCACGTACGTATACTCTTTTCTTGTCTCTTGTGTGGGCTTTTCTCCATTGCACACGCCCAAGATTCGCTCACGCGTTTTGCCGTTCCGACTTCTCAAGAATGGCAACTGCACCACCGGATCATAGCTTCACCCTTAGGTGTTTACTTGCTTCCTGCTTGTAACTATGGTTATACCTCGGTGGCTTTCACGCAAGCGCAAGGTGCTTTGGCGCGCATTCAGACACCCGAAAAAGATACGAACGTGAGACTTTCGTCCATGGGATTGTATACTTCTGAACGTTGGCGACTCTATGGGGAGTTTGCTTACGACCGACAATTTGCCGACAGTGTAGGGTGGTTACTTAGTGAAATGCCGCGTAACGGAATGCCCTATTATTTTGCATCTCCACGTAAAGGCAATTGGCAGAATGAGACCTATCTGCTGAAAGGAGTAGCCGGTTATAAGCTTTCACGCCTGTTTGCTATTGGTGCTGGCTTGCAGATAAGGTATCACAAGGGGGCACGCAGCAACGATCCGCGCCCTTCTGCCGAAAGTTTTAATTCGCGTTATCACCTTAATGTCGACCTAAATCTTGCTCCTGTACATATTGCTGTGGGAGCGGGAATGGTCTATGGCACGAGCGATAACAACCTTATCTACGTCAATGAGAGCAATGATCGCATTGACCGTCTTGACTTCATGGCCTATGAACTGATGGGATTTGGCATGCATCGGAAAACAGGTAAGCTGCAAAATCGTGAGATGCAAACCAATACTTACGGACATGAACTGGCTCTGCAAGCCTATCTTCATGTAGACAGTACTATGCTCTGGGTACGCGCAACATATCTGTCACAACGCGACAGCATACGCCGAAGCAGAGTTACTAACGTGTCGGCTAATCTTCTTTCCACCTATAATCTCCGTCAAACGAATGTTCTCTTGGGCATAACTCATCCTTTCTCACGTGTTCTTCACCTGCAGGCTACAGCTTATGCTGACTTTACTAAAGGCTGGGATAGGTTGGATAATATTCTTGGTGGGCAGAAAAATTATGTTTATTCTCATCGCAACATCGGGATGAATGCATTGCTCTATCATCGCTTTTCCTCAGAACGACTCGATCTTTATAGTTTAAATTTCGGTGCAGAGCATGAAAAACGACAAGACGGTGCTACGCAGCATGTTTTTCTTCGAGATGCTTTTCATATGGTTGCAGCCTATCGTTCACAGCGTCCTTTGCCTCGTGCTTTCGCCTTTTTCTATGGTGCAAGTCAGGCTTTCACCTTACCTTCGGCTTCGTTGAACTATCCTTCAACACAGGAAAATGTGTTTTCAACCCAGCTGGCACGTCCCTTGCAACGTTTCTATGCCACATCAACGGCTTGCACTCGCATTGATATTGGTGCCGTGAAACGCTTTTCCCACTATTGTTTGACGCTTTCCATGGCCTATCAGCTGTCCTATGCACTCAAGGCACAACCTACCATTCACGGTACGCGCCAATACTTTGAGGCTGCAATAGGATTGGCTTTTTAA
- a CDS encoding LTA synthase family protein encodes MNMNDKKLIYRNPIYLIGTRFLKLYIIIGLILRIILMHATPGDASFSLGEIVRLLSIGIVSDFCMAILLALPLLIIYLGLNERKYHRIIGWMIEILLIASFAYVLFFHTIFHEYGGGAPTIARIFLGWKLFSFSMRFFFPKIRETWRRVSLYLTWAVYVFLFLCVTAGEYIFWGEFGVRYNFIAVDYLVYTHEVIGNIMESYAIIPMIGMTLLLTVGLIFLQSRHYRFNITKLYGVKMLIIHLFLYAVLATSAYFILWETHSLKSDNQYVTQLEQNGACDFVIAFQSNKLAYDQFYAMLPKQECISMYRQLSGLNKDGKKNIGDSLAENRPNIVLITVESLSADFLTRYGNKQNLTPRLDRLMQESLVFDSLFAAGNRTVRGLEALSLCLPPSAGESIIKRKANRMGNLSVGSVLSRLGYKSQFIYGGDSYFDNMGDFFSHNGYEVIDRKNIPDNQVTFANIWGVCDEDIFRKSLQVFDTNNKSGHPFFAQIMTTSNHRPYTYPAGKITVNGDPNTREAAVKYTDYAIGKFIDDAKKKVWFKNTVFIVIADHCASSAGKTSLPIDRYHIPCLVYAPEIIQQGKIEKICSQIDLMPTVLSLLNLRSSVSFTGQDILAPTYHPRAFMATYQDLGYMEGNRLTVLSPVRNVQQYTLQPLQDGTYDEQPARKTDEKLVRKAQAYYQYTNLYVKAK; translated from the coding sequence ATGAATATGAACGATAAAAAATTGATTTACAGAAATCCTATTTACCTCATTGGAACCCGATTTCTAAAGTTATATATCATCATTGGACTCATCCTGCGTATCATTCTTATGCACGCTACTCCCGGAGATGCGTCTTTCTCCTTGGGAGAGATAGTCAGATTATTAAGCATCGGTATTGTTTCCGACTTCTGCATGGCTATCTTACTCGCTCTGCCATTACTGATTATCTATCTTGGACTGAACGAACGAAAGTATCATCGCATCATAGGATGGATGATAGAGATCCTACTGATTGCATCATTCGCCTACGTGCTGTTCTTCCACACTATCTTTCATGAGTATGGAGGTGGTGCACCAACAATTGCCCGGATTTTCTTGGGTTGGAAGCTGTTCAGCTTCTCCATGCGCTTCTTCTTTCCGAAGATAAGGGAGACCTGGCGAAGAGTTTCACTCTATCTTACCTGGGCAGTCTATGTCTTTCTGTTTCTATGTGTCACTGCGGGAGAATACATTTTCTGGGGTGAGTTTGGAGTGAGATACAACTTCATTGCGGTAGATTATTTGGTCTATACCCACGAAGTAATAGGAAACATCATGGAGTCGTATGCCATTATCCCCATGATTGGCATGACACTACTCCTCACCGTTGGCCTCATCTTCCTGCAGTCGCGCCATTACAGATTTAATATCACAAAGCTTTATGGTGTAAAGATGCTCATCATACACCTTTTCTTATACGCTGTTCTTGCAACAAGTGCATACTTCATCTTATGGGAGACACACTCCCTCAAGAGCGATAATCAATACGTTACGCAATTAGAACAGAACGGAGCATGCGATTTCGTCATCGCTTTCCAAAGCAATAAGCTGGCATATGATCAGTTCTATGCCATGCTGCCAAAGCAGGAATGTATAAGTATGTACCGGCAACTGAGCGGACTGAACAAGGATGGCAAGAAGAACATAGGCGACAGTCTTGCAGAAAATCGGCCAAACATTGTTCTCATCACAGTAGAAAGTCTCAGCGCAGATTTCCTCACACGGTATGGAAACAAGCAGAACCTTACACCACGACTTGACAGACTCATGCAGGAGAGTCTTGTCTTCGACAGCCTCTTTGCTGCAGGTAACAGGACGGTCAGAGGGTTGGAAGCCCTGTCTCTTTGTCTGCCACCGAGTGCCGGAGAGAGTATTATTAAGCGAAAGGCCAACAGAATGGGCAACCTGTCTGTTGGGAGTGTATTATCGCGTTTAGGCTACAAATCGCAGTTCATCTATGGTGGAGACAGCTATTTTGACAATATGGGCGACTTCTTCAGTCATAACGGTTATGAGGTAATTGATAGGAAAAATATCCCTGACAACCAAGTGACTTTCGCAAATATATGGGGTGTCTGTGATGAAGATATATTCAGGAAAAGCCTGCAGGTGTTCGATACAAATAACAAGTCGGGACATCCTTTCTTTGCACAGATTATGACTACCAGCAACCATCGCCCCTACACCTACCCCGCTGGGAAAATAACAGTGAATGGTGATCCTAACACGCGGGAAGCCGCTGTTAAATATACGGATTATGCGATTGGTAAGTTCATTGATGATGCAAAAAAGAAAGTATGGTTTAAGAACACTGTCTTCATTGTCATTGCTGACCACTGCGCCTCCAGTGCAGGAAAAACCTCATTGCCTATAGACCGCTATCACATCCCGTGCCTTGTCTATGCACCGGAAATCATACAACAAGGGAAGATTGAGAAAATCTGTTCTCAAATTGACTTGATGCCTACTGTTCTCTCACTGCTCAACCTACGCAGCAGCGTAAGTTTCACAGGACAGGATATTCTTGCTCCGACCTATCATCCTCGGGCATTCATGGCAACCTACCAAGACTTAGGCTATATGGAAGGCAATCGACTGACAGTGCTCTCACCCGTCCGCAACGTTCAGCAATATACCTTGCAACCATTACAAGACGGCACTTATGACGAGCAACCCGCCAGAAAGACAGATGAAAAGCTCGTTCGCAAAGCACAAGCCTATTACCAATATACCAATTTGTATGTAAAAGCAAAATAG